The following are encoded together in the Bacillus cereus group sp. RP43 genome:
- a CDS encoding ankyrin repeat domain-containing protein, translating into MYSRRVIVCHGGMVKKTLSFIGAVVVRKQKILLCMLLGLLMTVVACDKQEEPESKPVHVKSEKKKEKHKEQDEVKEEKSINLMDKQLLLSATLGDTETAMKLIQDGANINVEGDNGETPVLAATYQNHVETVKALIGAGANIEIKDEKQSNPLLYASREGYTDIVKVLINAGVNTKETTKSGGTALISASERGHVEVVKELLEHTNIDVNYKNERGGTALLEAIVLGNGSESHKKVIQMLIDHGADVNMANKENITPLQYAEKRGFKDIANMLRIAGANEVVQPQQPME; encoded by the coding sequence ATGTACTCAAGAAGAGTTATTGTATGTCATGGAGGAATGGTTAAGAAAACATTATCTTTCATAGGAGCTGTAGTTGTGAGAAAACAAAAAATTTTATTATGTATGTTATTAGGACTTTTAATGACGGTAGTGGCTTGCGATAAGCAAGAAGAACCAGAATCGAAACCGGTTCATGTGAAAAGTGAAAAGAAAAAAGAAAAGCATAAAGAACAAGATGAAGTTAAAGAAGAAAAAAGTATAAATTTAATGGACAAACAGTTGCTACTTTCTGCGACGCTTGGAGACACAGAAACAGCTATGAAGCTAATCCAAGATGGAGCGAATATCAATGTAGAAGGTGACAACGGAGAAACGCCTGTCCTTGCAGCGACGTATCAAAATCATGTAGAGACAGTTAAAGCATTAATTGGTGCAGGTGCTAATATTGAAATTAAAGATGAGAAACAAAGCAATCCACTTCTTTATGCAAGTAGAGAAGGATATACGGATATTGTAAAAGTATTAATTAATGCAGGAGTTAATACGAAAGAAACGACTAAGTCAGGTGGAACAGCACTTATTTCTGCATCTGAGCGTGGCCATGTAGAGGTTGTTAAAGAATTATTAGAGCATACAAATATTGATGTGAATTATAAGAATGAACGTGGTGGAACAGCTTTATTAGAAGCAATTGTATTAGGAAATGGTAGTGAAAGTCATAAGAAAGTAATTCAAATGCTTATTGACCACGGGGCAGATGTAAATATGGCCAATAAGGAAAATATTACGCCGCTGCAATATGCTGAAAAAAGAGGCTTTAAAGATATTGCAAATATGTTGAGGATAGCTGGAGCGAATGAAGTAGTGCAGCCACAACAACCAATGGAGTAA
- a CDS encoding nitrous oxide reductase accessory protein NosL, translated as MRIKYVVLVICLCFIFTIVGCGKKELKAVAIDEKHDKCDICQIGVMDNQFATEIILENGKALKFDDIGCMYKWMEINSGEKTKEKFVRDYDSKDWVSLEDATYVYDKTITTPMAYNVISFENKKDAESFVSNYKGKVLSYKELAEHKWEMNKEMMGKPTKGNNGGHSH; from the coding sequence ATGAGGATAAAATATGTCGTACTTGTTATATGTTTATGTTTCATATTTACGATAGTAGGATGTGGAAAAAAGGAACTAAAAGCTGTTGCGATTGATGAGAAACATGATAAGTGTGATATTTGCCAAATTGGGGTAATGGATAATCAATTTGCAACAGAAATCATTTTAGAAAACGGAAAAGCGTTAAAGTTTGATGATATTGGTTGTATGTATAAATGGATGGAGATTAATTCAGGTGAAAAGACGAAAGAAAAATTTGTCCGAGATTATGATTCGAAAGATTGGGTTTCGTTAGAAGATGCCACTTACGTATATGATAAAACAATAACGACACCAATGGCTTATAATGTCATTTCATTTGAAAATAAAAAAGATGCAGAGAGCTTTGTATCTAACTATAAGGGGAAGGTTCTTTCGTATAAAGAGCTAGCAGAGCATAAATGGGAAATGAATAAAGAGATGATGGGGAAACCAACAAAAGGGAATAACGGTGGGCATTCCCATTAA
- a CDS encoding citrate:proton symporter, with protein MVALLGFAMVFVFMFLIMTKRMSALVALILIPITFALIGGFYADMGPMMLDGIKKLAPTGIMLMFAILYFGIMIDSGLFDPVISKILKFVKGDPLKIVVGTAILTIIVSLDGDGTTTYMITVSAMYPLYKRLGMNPLILAGVVMLGAGVTNLTPWGGPTARVMSALGLDASELFTPLIPGMIAGAIWVVFVAYYLGKKERKRLGIMDVQYLKQMQTMDEQAATVEAEIHKRPKLLWINFLLTASLLVCLILEIMPLPVLFTVAFAIAVMINYPNLEQQKERIASHAGNVLAVVSLVFAAGIFTGILSGTKMVDAMAQSVVTLIPDALGPQLPIITALLSMPFTFFMSNDAFYFGVLPILTKAAAAYGISAAEMGRASLLGQPVHLLSPLVASTYLLVGMAKVDFGEHQRFTLLWAVGTTMVMLITGIVIGIIPI; from the coding sequence ATGGTAGCATTACTTGGATTTGCAATGGTATTTGTCTTTATGTTTTTGATTATGACTAAACGTATGTCAGCCTTAGTAGCATTAATATTAATTCCAATTACTTTTGCATTAATTGGTGGATTTTATGCAGACATGGGTCCTATGATGTTAGACGGTATTAAAAAGTTAGCACCTACTGGTATTATGCTTATGTTCGCCATTTTATATTTTGGAATTATGATTGATAGTGGTTTATTTGACCCTGTTATTAGTAAAATTTTGAAATTTGTAAAAGGCGATCCTTTAAAAATTGTTGTTGGTACGGCTATCCTTACTATTATCGTTTCATTAGATGGGGACGGAACAACAACATATATGATTACAGTTTCCGCAATGTATCCACTATATAAACGTCTTGGGATGAATCCACTTATATTAGCTGGGGTTGTTATGTTAGGAGCAGGTGTGACAAATCTTACACCTTGGGGTGGACCAACTGCCCGGGTTATGAGTGCTCTTGGACTTGATGCCTCAGAACTCTTCACACCACTTATACCAGGAATGATCGCTGGTGCAATTTGGGTAGTTTTCGTTGCCTACTATCTTGGAAAAAAAGAAAGAAAACGTTTAGGAATTATGGATGTACAGTATTTAAAACAAATGCAAACAATGGATGAGCAAGCTGCGACAGTTGAAGCTGAAATACATAAACGCCCGAAACTGCTATGGATTAACTTTTTATTAACTGCTTCCCTCCTCGTTTGTCTCATACTAGAGATTATGCCGTTACCTGTTTTATTTACAGTCGCTTTTGCTATTGCTGTTATGATTAACTATCCTAACTTAGAACAACAAAAAGAGCGTATTGCGTCTCACGCTGGAAACGTATTAGCGGTTGTTTCTCTCGTCTTTGCTGCTGGAATTTTCACAGGTATTCTATCTGGAACAAAAATGGTAGATGCGATGGCTCAAAGTGTTGTTACTCTTATACCAGATGCACTTGGCCCACAGCTTCCAATTATTACAGCTTTACTAAGTATGCCGTTCACATTTTTCATGTCTAATGATGCTTTTTACTTCGGCGTATTACCTATTTTAACGAAAGCCGCTGCCGCTTACGGAATTAGTGCCGCAGAAATGGGACGTGCTTCGTTACTCGGTCAACCTGTTCACTTACTGAGTCCCCTCGTTGCTTCCACTTATTTATTAGTCGGAATGGCCAAGGTTGATTTTGGTGAACACCAACGATTTACTTTACTTTGGGCTGTTGGAACGACAATGGTTATGTTGATTACTGGAATTGTAATTGGAATTATTCCAATATAA
- a CDS encoding response regulator — MGEEIEVLIVEDDIRIADIHRRFTEKIEGFKVIGTATTGEQAKEWLEFVKPQLVLLDVYLPDMQGTELVTYIRHNLHDTDIIMITAASETDVVRHALRGGVTDYIVKPLTFDRFKTSLESYQKKITKLKKNAQLSSEQIEHLWSQRGVQANPIEYAPKGIDPLTLAKIKKHMLTVNEEGITAEMLSSMVGVSRSTARRYLEYLISGKKVHAELIYGSVGRPERRYFRVSS; from the coding sequence ATGGGTGAGGAGATTGAAGTATTAATTGTAGAAGATGATATTCGGATTGCGGACATTCATCGGCGTTTTACTGAAAAAATTGAAGGGTTTAAAGTAATTGGAACAGCAACGACTGGGGAACAGGCGAAAGAATGGCTAGAGTTTGTAAAGCCACAACTCGTTTTATTAGATGTATATTTACCTGACATGCAAGGGACAGAACTCGTCACATATATTAGGCATAATTTGCATGATACAGATATTATTATGATTACAGCCGCATCAGAGACGGATGTAGTGCGGCATGCTTTACGAGGCGGGGTAACAGATTATATCGTAAAGCCACTTACATTTGATCGGTTTAAAACAAGTTTAGAAAGTTATCAAAAGAAGATTACGAAGTTAAAGAAAAATGCTCAATTATCTTCAGAACAGATTGAACATCTATGGTCCCAAAGAGGGGTGCAGGCAAATCCAATAGAATATGCGCCAAAAGGAATCGATCCTTTAACGTTAGCAAAAATAAAAAAGCATATGTTAACTGTTAATGAAGAGGGAATTACTGCAGAGATGCTAAGTTCAATGGTAGGTGTAAGCCGATCAACTGCGAGGCGCTATTTAGAGTATTTGATCTCTGGAAAGAAAGTGCATGCGGAGCTTATATATGGAAGTGTGGGGAGGCCAGAAAGAAGGTATTTCCGCGTTTCTTCATAG
- a CDS encoding sensor histidine kinase encodes MVLKFKKLKLQPRITLTISTLILAVLLLTSYLFYYILSETVEDQIGKRALHVAKTVAAIPEIQEAFQKENPASIIQPIAEKIRIETDADFIVVGNKDGIRYAHPKRDKIGEAMVGGDNKGVLLEGKSYVSKATGSLGPSLRGKVPIRNQDNEIIGVVSVGFSMDDIHGAIEVYGKRVFWITITGLLIGIIGSVYLAKSIKRMMFGMEPEEISSLYEEHSTVIQSVREGIVVIDKNGMVSLVNQAAYDILSLDKQQNIIGKFILDVIPNSSILDVLQTGEEQFDRQLNIKGQDVIANRLPIKVNNKVTGVVSSLRLKSEMDQLTAELSQTRQYTEALRAQTHEYNNLLYTLSGLIQLESYEDALELIHKETAVYQEFVQFIMKRIQNPWLGGILIGFYNRARELKIDFMLDRESSLEELSPHIESNYVVSILGNLITNAFEAIERNHEHNKKVRMFVTDIGEEILIEVEDSGQGVHDEIITSIFYKGFSTKAGEKRGYGLAKVKELVEDLNGSIAIEKGDLGGALFIIALPKERGEL; translated from the coding sequence ATGGTTTTGAAATTTAAAAAATTAAAACTACAACCGAGAATTACATTAACTATTAGTACACTTATTCTTGCTGTGCTTCTGTTAACGAGTTATTTATTTTACTACATATTATCTGAAACGGTAGAAGACCAAATCGGAAAAAGAGCGTTGCATGTTGCGAAAACAGTTGCTGCTATACCGGAAATCCAGGAAGCTTTTCAAAAAGAAAATCCAGCTTCTATTATTCAGCCAATTGCAGAAAAAATTCGAATCGAAACAGATGCTGACTTTATTGTAGTTGGAAATAAAGATGGTATTCGTTATGCACATCCTAAGCGAGATAAAATAGGAGAAGCTATGGTGGGCGGAGATAACAAAGGGGTTCTATTAGAAGGGAAATCTTACGTTTCGAAAGCAACGGGATCATTAGGGCCTTCATTACGTGGAAAAGTCCCAATTCGTAATCAGGATAATGAAATTATTGGTGTAGTATCTGTTGGTTTTTCCATGGATGATATTCATGGAGCGATAGAAGTGTATGGAAAGCGTGTGTTTTGGATTACAATAACAGGTCTGTTAATTGGTATAATTGGCTCTGTATATTTAGCTAAAAGTATTAAGCGGATGATGTTTGGAATGGAGCCAGAAGAAATTTCATCTTTATACGAGGAGCATAGTACAGTTATTCAATCTGTACGTGAAGGAATTGTAGTAATCGATAAAAATGGCATGGTTAGTTTAGTAAATCAAGCGGCATACGATATCCTTTCTTTAGATAAACAACAAAATATAATAGGGAAATTTATTTTAGATGTTATTCCTAATTCATCGATACTGGATGTACTTCAAACTGGAGAAGAACAATTTGATCGCCAATTAAATATAAAGGGGCAGGATGTTATTGCCAATCGCCTACCTATTAAAGTTAATAATAAAGTAACTGGTGTAGTATCCAGCTTGCGCTTGAAATCTGAGATGGATCAATTAACAGCGGAATTATCTCAAACACGGCAATATACAGAGGCATTACGGGCGCAAACGCACGAATATAACAATTTATTGTATACGCTTTCAGGTCTTATTCAATTAGAGTCTTATGAAGATGCTTTAGAGCTTATTCATAAGGAAACGGCAGTATATCAAGAGTTTGTTCAATTTATTATGAAACGAATTCAAAATCCATGGTTAGGTGGGATTTTAATTGGATTTTATAATAGGGCGCGAGAGTTGAAGATTGATTTTATGTTAGATCGGGAAAGTAGTTTAGAAGAGTTAAGTCCGCATATTGAGAGTAATTACGTTGTTTCTATTTTAGGGAATTTGATTACGAATGCATTTGAAGCAATTGAAAGAAATCACGAGCATAATAAGAAAGTAAGAATGTTTGTAACAGACATTGGCGAAGAAATATTAATTGAAGTGGAAGATTCAGGACAAGGTGTTCATGATGAAATAATTACAAGCATATTCTATAAAGGCTTTTCGACGAAGGCGGGCGAAAAACGTGGATATGGATTAGCGAAAGTGAAAGAGTTAGTAGAAGATTTAAATGGAAGCATTGCAATTGAAAAAGGGGATTTAGGTGGTGCGTTGTTCATTATTGCATTACCGAAAGAGAGAGGCGAGTTGTAA
- a CDS encoding methyl-accepting chemotaxis protein translates to MFQRKLRSSSLKTKLLVSFIIILILPSIVIGWTSYQQAKTNFNETIVNSAKDNIKILDNVINKELDSKKVDATYFTKLFTQSSYQADQIQNIQNKLEEYNKLHPEMEAIYTGSSNGQFIQSPAIQMPEGYNPTERDWYKEAVKKSGEVIVTAPYKSKTTGNTVITLAKQNEDKSGVLGIDLIINNIVTTSKMVNIGKEGYVAIFDQDKNVVAHPTLKPGEKLEEKLNKEFYKQEAGDFHYSLDGEDRNITFKTNKKTGWKIAGIMPSKEIIQAAEPIFYKTITVIGISLMIGGVLIYFIIASIIKPLKQLVISSRKISEGDLTESITVHSKDEIGQLGESFNEMASSLHNVISNINISASHVAASSEELTASMKQTSEATEQITQAIEQVSSGAEIQTREVEEGATLLEEVTEGVQRVADSSSLVSTASMYTKKKAEDGGKLVEETVNQMQLIHESVSNSDKVIALLDDKSKQIGAILEVIQHIAEQTNLLALNAAIEAARAGEQGRGFAIVADEVRKLAEQSGQSSTEIGKLVKEIQFDIRETVSSMNQVGTEVQSGLVVANETKQSFAEILKSTNDTVVQIDSMVEVAKQMTVDAKQVSASINEIAATIEENAASVQNIAGSSEEQLASVDEINGAAVHLSQMAEELQEMIGKFKV, encoded by the coding sequence TTAATGAAACGATTGTAAACTCGGCGAAAGATAATATAAAAATTTTGGATAATGTAATTAATAAGGAATTGGATAGTAAAAAAGTAGATGCAACTTATTTTACGAAATTATTTACACAATCAAGTTACCAAGCGGATCAAATACAAAATATCCAAAATAAACTAGAAGAATACAATAAGTTACATCCAGAAATGGAAGCCATCTATACTGGGTCTAGCAATGGACAATTTATTCAATCACCGGCAATTCAAATGCCGGAAGGATATAATCCTACAGAAAGAGATTGGTATAAAGAGGCAGTGAAAAAAAGCGGAGAAGTGATTGTAACTGCTCCATATAAGTCAAAAACGACAGGGAATACGGTTATCACATTGGCAAAACAAAATGAGGATAAAAGTGGCGTTCTTGGGATTGACTTAATTATCAATAATATTGTAACTACTTCCAAGATGGTTAATATCGGTAAGGAAGGATATGTAGCGATATTTGATCAAGATAAAAATGTAGTCGCACACCCGACGCTAAAGCCGGGTGAGAAGTTAGAAGAGAAACTTAATAAGGAATTTTATAAACAGGAAGCTGGTGATTTTCATTATTCATTAGATGGTGAAGATCGTAACATTACTTTTAAAACGAATAAGAAAACTGGATGGAAAATAGCGGGAATAATGCCTTCAAAAGAAATTATTCAAGCGGCTGAACCTATTTTCTATAAAACGATAACTGTTATTGGGATTTCATTAATGATTGGTGGAGTTTTAATTTACTTCATAATTGCTTCTATTATTAAACCGTTAAAACAACTTGTTATATCATCTAGGAAAATTAGTGAAGGTGATTTAACAGAATCTATTACAGTCCATTCTAAAGATGAAATCGGGCAGTTAGGAGAAAGTTTTAATGAGATGGCATCATCATTACATAATGTCATTTCCAATATAAATATTTCAGCAAGTCATGTAGCAGCATCTTCAGAAGAATTAACAGCTAGCATGAAGCAGACAAGTGAAGCGACAGAACAAATTACACAAGCTATAGAGCAAGTGTCGAGTGGGGCTGAAATACAAACGAGAGAAGTTGAAGAAGGAGCGACATTATTAGAAGAAGTTACAGAAGGAGTTCAGCGTGTTGCTGATAGTTCTTCATTAGTATCAACAGCTTCTATGTATACGAAGAAAAAAGCTGAAGATGGTGGGAAGTTAGTTGAAGAAACTGTGAATCAAATGCAATTAATTCATGAGTCAGTTTCAAATTCAGATAAAGTCATTGCTTTGTTAGATGATAAGTCGAAACAAATCGGAGCAATCCTGGAAGTGATTCAACATATTGCAGAGCAGACAAATTTATTAGCATTAAATGCTGCAATTGAGGCTGCAAGAGCTGGGGAGCAAGGAAGAGGATTTGCAATCGTAGCGGATGAAGTGCGAAAATTAGCTGAACAATCAGGACAATCTTCTACGGAAATTGGAAAACTAGTGAAAGAGATTCAATTTGATATAAGAGAAACGGTAAGCTCTATGAACCAAGTCGGGACAGAAGTGCAATCAGGTCTTGTAGTTGCAAATGAAACGAAGCAAAGCTTTGCTGAAATATTGAAATCTACAAATGATACAGTTGTGCAAATTGATAGTATGGTAGAAGTAGCGAAACAAATGACGGTAGATGCAAAACAAGTAAGTGCATCTATTAATGAAATTGCAGCTACGATTGAAGAAAATGCAGCAAGTGTTCAAAATATTGCTGGCTCTTCTGAAGAACAATTAGCTTCAGTAGATGAAATCAATGGAGCAGCAGTTCATTTATCGCAAATGGCAGAAGAATTGCAAGAGATGATTGGCAAGTTTAAAGTGTAA